In the Alligator mississippiensis isolate rAllMis1 chromosome 7, rAllMis1, whole genome shotgun sequence genome, one interval contains:
- the LOC106737384 gene encoding olfactory receptor 14A16: MSNQSSVSEVILLRFSDVWELEILYFVMFLLIYLTALMGNLLILMALILDHHLHNPMHCFLMNLSILDIETISVIIPKPMANSMLNIRTISYVISYAQVFFFLFLSGADFSLLTVIAYDRYIAICKPLHYEMVMNRRTCVRMASSAWVAGMLNSIMHTWNIFAYTCFGGNVVDFFFCVIPQLLKLFCSETHLKEIFLMLFSSCLALFNFALIIASYIHIFSAVLRIPSEQG; encoded by the coding sequence ATGTCGAACCAAAGCTCTGTGTCCGAGGtcatcctcctgagattctctgATGTTTGGGAGCTGGAGATATTGTACTTTGTTATGTTCCTATTGATTTACCTCACGGCCCTGATGGGGAACCTTCTCATCCTCATGGCTTTAATTCTTGACCACCATCTCcacaaccccatgcactgcttcCTGATGAACCTGTCCATCCTGGATATTGAAACCATTTCTGTCATCATCCCCAAACCCATGGCCAACTCCATGCTGAACATCAGAACTATCTCCTATGTTATCTCCTACGCtcaagtttttttctttctcttcttgtcAGGAGCAGATTTTTCCCTTCTCACTGTCATAGCATATGACCgctacattgccatctgcaagcccttGCACTATGAGATGGTCATGAACAGAAGAACATGTGTCCGAATGGCATCCAGTGCCTGGGTAGCAGGGATGCTCAACTCTATCATGCACACTTGGAACATATTTGCATACACCTGCTTTGGAGGCAATGTGGTGGATTTCTTCTTCTGTGTAATCCCCCAACTCCTCAAGCTCTTCTGCTCAGAAACACACCTCAAGGAAATCTTTTTGATGCTTTTCAGTTCCTGCCTAGCTTTGTTCAATTTTGCCCTCATTATTGCATCCTATATTCACATCTTCAGTGCAGTTCTGAGAATCCCCTCAGAGCAGGGATGA